ATCTATTTTCACTGAACCATTGTCGATATCGGGAGTAAAGTGAATGTTTTCGAAGAAAGAACTCCCACGGGCTTCGAGATAGGCGGTTTGCCAGATTCCTCGAGCATTGCCATAGCCTTGTTTTCCATAAAGTGTAAAGTCTCTGCGAATATCATCTACTCTGACCACAATTTTCTGCTTTTCTCCGGCTTTTACAAAGGGAGTAAGGTCAAAATCAAAAGGTGTATAACCACCCTGATGCTTGCCCAGGAGTTTTCCGTCAAACCAAACGGTAGTTTCCCAATCAGAAGCTCCGATGATAAAGAACACCTTTTTGCCAGTCCAGGCAGCGGGAATGGTAAGTTCTTTTTGATACCAGGCAATATCGGCTTCGTCTTTCACGCCGGATAGCTTGGAACCCCAGGGGAAAGGCACAATTATATTTTTCGAAAATTTGGTATTGCCGTCGGCCCAGTTTTGAGTTAATCCTTTATTGAGACTGTCAAACTCAAAAGCCCATTGGCCATTGAGATTGAGCCATTCCGATCGTTCAAAATCAGGTCTGGGATGTTCGGGCAGCGGAATCTGTTGTGCAAATGTTAACTGAGCGGTAGTAAAAAATATAAATAGTAATTTTCTCATAAGTTTTGAATAAATAAATGGCAAATTCGGATAAAAAAACGGATTTATCCTTTTACCTGAGGATATAATTTTTAAAATAAATTAAAAAAGGAATTCTCCAGAACATTTGCCTAATTATAAATAGAAAATCCCAAACACATAGAGGGTCATATTATTATTTCAAATTAAACATAAAAAGGGAAGTGATTAGTATTATTCAGATTATTGAAAGAAACCAAACACTTACACTTCAGCCATAAAATCAAATTCTGATTACCACTAGGTAAAATTCTTTTCAAAAATTATGAAATCTTTTTTCTGAATGAGATTTTTGATAAAATATTATTTTGTTGAAAATGAGAGTATTAAAAACTTTACTTTTTTTGATTTTATTTTCCCAGAAATTACTTGCCCAGTTTTCAAGTATTGGCTTACCCTATCCCTCAGGTGCTTGTATTAATACCCAGTACCAGGTAACGGTTTATATCAGCGGTTTTACCAATGGAACCACAGTGAGTGTACTTTTGAGTAATGATGATTTTTCGACTTCAACAACCATTGGGTCAGCTACTTATAATGGAGAATATAGCCTGCCGGTTAACTGCCTAATTCCTAATGGTCTTACTCAGGGTGATAACTATAAAGTAAAAGCATCAGCCCCGGGAGTTCCCGAAGTAAATAATTACGCTTCTGGTAACTTTTCAATTGCCACAAGTGTGCCTTCAGCGTCAATGACAGGTACTTTGGGATTTAATGCATGTAATGGAAACATTAACCTTCCCATAATTATCAGCGGTTTTGGTCCGTTTGAATATACCTATCAACGTACCGGAGATGCCTATCAAATCATCAGAAGTAATATTTTATCCAACTCACCGGTTGAGACCGTTAGTAGTGCCGGCACTTATGTTCTTCAAGCTGTCGGAAATGCTTGCGGAGCAGGTACTGTGGCTGCTTCACCAAATAACACAGCTGTGGTGAGTGCCATTGCCCCTGTGCTCACTATTGGAACTCCCAGTGATGATAAGGTGTGTATGGGAGGAAAAATTAAAGTACCTTTTACTTCCAATCAAAGTTGTTTTTCGTACACAGTTCAGATTTCAGATAATACCGGAAGCAATTTTCAGGATATTACAACAGAATATGATTCTTTTGGCGACCCAAATAATCTGGTAGCTACAATTCCCCAGTATATTTCACCAGCAGGTGCGGGCTATAAACTTAGGGTAAAAACCTCAACTTTTAATGGTGACTATTTTAGTGCGGCATCAGTAGCAACTTTGACTTTGATCAAAAAACCTGAAATAAGCTCAGTTTCCTATTTAAATCTGATTGATAACAATTATCCGGGAGTAATAGCCAAAGGAGAAAACATAAAAATCAACGTAAAGTTTGAGGGAACACCAGATTATTTATTAAACATCAATGATGAAATTTTTGCTTCTTCTGTTGATTCTATCGTGTTTTCGGCAGCACCGGTAATTGATACCAGATACACATATGGGCCTCTACAGGATCAAAACGGGTGTTTTTCAAACAACAATTATACCTCTGACCTCGAAGTAAAGGATTATATTTTTAAACTAAGAATAGAAGAAAATAATAACCTGGATATTTATAGCCAGTTCAGAAATTTTTGCAAAAATGAATACATTCATCTGTATTACATGACCCGCACAGTGCAATCTCCTGATAGTGTTTATGTTCAGGTTGCATACAGGGATGATTTGCTCAATGGAATAGAAAACTGGGTAAATGCTACTTTTGAAAAAGAAGCAGACCACATGTATCGGGTTAAGATGCCTTCGGGTTTAAGAAAAGGAAGGTATTCACTTAGATTAATACCCAGAAACCCAAGCCATACCTTTCTGAATTATGCTTATTCCCAAATCAATGACGCCACTACGCCCTCAACTGATTTTATTCTGATGGATCCCGTTTCCGGAGAAATAACAGGTGATGAGCAGATATATATTTCCCCCAATGAAGCTTTCAATATTTATTACAAATTTTCGGGAGGTCCGGATTACTACGATCTGGGATCTGTTTTGGCATATAAACCTACACTCATTACGAGTACAGGGCAAACTATTGAATATAATAATTATAACCCAAATGGCAATGGTTTTTCTACTCTAACAGGGCAATCAAGGGTTGATACAGTTAGCCAAACCATGTATTACCGACTTGGAAATGTGATGGCGTCTACTGCCGCGGCTGGTAATATCTCATGTGTTTTGCAAGCTTCAACCTATAGAGATACACTTAAAGTGAATGTTGTAGCACCCGACCCTTTGAGATCAATAAGTACTGGAATAATAAATAATGCGACTGATTTATGTGGAGGAGCAACAATTGTAGTTCCATTTACCCATACAGGCACTTTTAACCCGGGAAATTTATTTATTGTTCAATTACAGGCATACAATAATACTTTTGACAATAAACCTTTCAGCAATTTCTTTACCGTACCGACGACCCCTGGATTAAACCCAGGAGAATTAATAGCGACTCTCCCGAAAGAACTTGAAAGGTATTTATACACCTACTACAAAGTCAGAGTTATTTCCACCAATTCAATGGTCTTGGGAAGTTCATCTTCGACTTGGGTTAGTGTTTCTCCCAGACCTCCGCTGGTAAAACTTTCCGGTACGGCTTATGTAGAGGCTGGACAGAATGCCAAAGTCCTGATTTCAACCAATAATTATCCGGGATTTAATTTTACACTTAATAATAGCTCGGGGTATACATCACCCTCTATCAATTCAAACATTTACAGTTTAACCAGTTATACGCCATTTTCAGTAGAAACTCCCCCAGCTGCAACTCCGGGAACAACCCTTACTTACAATGCCAATATAAGCCCGAACAGCTGTGGAGCAGGAACTCAGACTGGTGCAGGTTATGTAAATATTGTGGCGAGTCCGGCAATTACATTAAATACTCCTGAGTTAAGTCAGAATTGTACACCACAGAAACTTTCGATTCCATTTAGTTCTACTTTTAGTTTTGCAGATGAAAATACTTTTTCTGCTCAGGTATGGCATACCTATTATGGATATTCGGCATATGTTTCAAGTGTTACCATAAAGAAAATTGGAGAAAAATTTCAGATTGAGTTTCCGTCAACCTCTGTGCCACAGGCTAATACCACATTTTATGTAAAAGTGTATTCATCTCAACCGTACGCCTATAGTAATGTGCAAAGTTTTACTTTGCACCCATCTCCATCTTACTCTTTCCTTCCATTCCAGCAAAAAGTTGAACAAGGTCAAAGCGTCAATCTGGAATATTATTTCTATGGAAACAGCCCTTTTGATTATAAAATTATTATGCCAGATAACGATATTACTGGAAATACGGTCAGTACCTCAGCTATTTATTCAGTAACACCCCAACAATCTTTTAATTATAGATTAAAATCGATGAACGATGTTTTTTGTCCTGCTATTGCGTTAAATTCAGGTCCTGACATCACTTTAATTGAAAAAAAACAAGGGATAGAAATCCTTAAGCTGCCATTTAGTGGAATTTGTGGAGGAAGTAGTATTACCGTTCCTTTTATTTCTAATGGATCTTATGATTCATTTGTGATTCAACTTTCAGATCAAGATGGTCAGAATTTTGTTGATTTGTCAACCACTTTATCTTCAGGAAATTTACTTGCTACAGTTCCAAACGGACTACCAGCAGGTATCAATTACAGAATCAGAATCAAAGGGAATCTTACGGGTGGTGGACAAACCTTTAGTTTGGTGAACCCATTTGCACTTACTTTAAAATCCACAGCCACAGCTACCTTAGGTGGCGGCGGAGTAATAGTGAAAAATGTTAATTTTCCCGGATATGTATCTGACTATGTGGCTCTTAGAGTTGATTTTTCAGGACAGGGACCCTATACATTTAATCTAAACGATGGAGTGGTGAACAATCCGGTAAATACTAACTCTAATCCTCACTTTATAATGGTAAATCCGGCAAGTACTACAACCTATACAATCAATTCTTTAACCAATTCTTGTGGCTCTGGCAGCAATTCTGGCTCAGCGATAGTCAATGTGGTAAACCTACAGGCGGGTAGTGTGCCAGTGTACTTATGTTATGGACAAACGCTCAATATTCCTGTTACATTTACCGGAAACTTTGACCCCTTAAGTCAATATTATGTTGATTTCATCAAAGTGATACCTTATAATAATACCATTAATTTTAGCTCTAATTATGAGACATTATTAGGTACAAAATCGGGAAATAATATTTCAGTAGTAATCCCAAATGGTTTTCCAACCACAAGCGGTATAAATGGGTATGGCCTGGACAGCTATTACAGAATAAGAGTAAGAAGTACTTTACCTGTGGCAACAGGCTCATTCAGTCCAATCGGGCTGGGTATTGGTGGTGGAGCTCCCACTGTTAAAATTCTCGGCTCAACCAACATTACTACTCCGGGTACTTCAACACCACTGACTCTGGTATTAAGTTCGGTTTCTGGTACAACCAATGTGACCATTAACAATGGAACTTCCACAGAGGTCTGGACGGCAGGTGCTTTGGAAACTACCGTTTTACGAGCCCCTACCTTAACCACTACATACACCATTACGGCTATTGCCAGTGAATGTGGGGCAGGAACCATCGGTAATCCAGCTTCGGCTACTATTACTGTCGGTCCTTGTCCGGCAAACCAGATGGTATCGCTTAATCATATTTCGGGGCAAACCAAAAAATATGAAACCTCAGGAATATTGACCGCAATGAACAAAATTAGCTCAGGGGCAAACATTACTTTTGACGCTCAGCAAGCAGTAATTTTAAGTCCCGGTTTTACGGCTAATTCCGGCTCAGTTTTTAAAGTCCAGGTAGATGGATGCGGAGGTTTATAGGCATTTCAATTTTTGATTTTTACCTATAAAAATGACTGAAAGGTCGATAATTGAGTTACTGTGGATTTGTTTTATTGGTCACAAATAAAGTTAAAACTATGCAATTTATTGCATCTCACTTTAGTTTCTAAAAATTTTGTAACTTTAAGTTATGGAATTTCAAAGAATCGGCGGACATACAGTATCCCGATTGACTGCACATATTGTATGGTCAACAAAGTATAGATATTCAGTTTTGGAAGGAGATATTAAGATACGTTGTCGAACAATTTTGATACAAATCTGTGAGGCAGAAGGAGTACAGATTTTGAAGGGAGTTGTATCAAAGAATCATATTCATATGCATATAGAATATAGGCCATCGCAAGATTTGAGTACACTTGTAAAGTTATTAAAGGGGCGTTCATCTAGGAAATTGCAAATGGAATTTCCGGAGTTAAAGAAAAGATATTGGGGGCGTCACTTTTGGGCCATAGGATTTGGTTGTTGGAGTACAGGTAATATTACAGATGAGATGGTAAATGAATATTTGGAACATCATAGAAATCCTGATTCTAATGACAATACAAATTTCATAGTTGAGTAGGCAGACTTTCAGTCTGTAAGAAAACTATGGACTTTTAGTCCATAGTGGTTTATTTAATTTGTTAAAAAAAGCTTATGAATCAGGACATTATCAATCTTTTCGACGAATACACCCATAAACCGCTCAAAAGAGAGGATTTTCTATCAAGATTGGCCAAAATGGCTGGAGGTACTGCTGCAGCTATGGCGATTCTGCCGGTTTTGGAGGGGAATTACTCAGCTACAGCCCAAACAACAGAATCAGATATTGATTTAAAAATTGAAGAAGTAAGTTTCCCTTCAAAAAACTGTACCATGAAAGGTTATCTGGCGATACCTTCAAAATCAAAAGGTAAGCTGGGTGCGGTTTTGGTGATTCATGAAAACCGCGGGCTCACGCCTCATATTAAGGACGTAACCCGCCGCATCGCCAAGGAAGGATTTATAGCTCTGGGTGTTGATGCCCTTTCGCCTTATGGTGGTACACCGGCTAATGAAGATGAAGCCAGGGCATTTTTTCCGAAATTAGATGCCAAACAAAACCTTGAAAACCTGCTAAGTGGCTTGGAATATTTGAGAGGACTAAAAAAATCAAATGGAAAGACAGGAACTGTAGGCTTCTGCTGGGGTGGCGGAATGGTCAATTCTTTGGCAACGCTTGACCCAAAAATCAATGCATCTGTGGCTTACTATGGCCGCCAGGCAGATGCCGCCGATGTACCCAAAATCAAGTCTAAAATTATGCTGCACTATGCGGGTCTTGACGAAAGAGTAAATGCCGGAATTCCTGTTTATGAGGAAGCTCTGAAAGTCAATAAAATTGATTACCAGGTTTTTGTATATGAAGGAGCACAGCATGCTTTCAACAATGACTCCTCGCCCGCACGCTACAATGCCGAGGTGGCCAAACTGGCTTGGGCGAGAACTTTGGAGTTTTTTAGGAAGGAGTTGGGGTGAGAATTTTTCAAAAATCCGGTCATTACCAAAGGTTAGACCGGATTTTTAAAGTCCTGTTATTTCACTTTCAATATCCTGAATCCTTTGGCAGGAACAGTCACTATTGATTCTGTTTTGGTGGTGAACACATCTTCAAATGTGGCATTTACCGGAATAATTTCCTTATAATCAGCCAAATTCATGGTTTTTTCTTTGTCATATTTATTGAAAATAATCCAGAATTTCTCTTTTGCATTGTATCTGAAATAAGTATAAATACCCTCATGCGGAGCAAAGTGCAGGAGTTTACCATCATGAATAGCCGTGGCAGTTTTACGCCAGTTGAGCAGTTGTTTCACAAAAGCCCGCATTTCTGATTGTAACGGTGTAAGGTTTTCATTTTTAAATACATTCGATTTATCACCTTCCCAGCCACCCGGCATATCGGCTCTGATGAGGCCATCGTTGCGTTCCAAAGGCGAGGTAAACGCCAACTCGGTTCCATAAAACAATTGCGGAATTCCACGGGTTGTAAATACCAAAGCAAGTCCCATCTTGAGCAATTCTTTGTCTTCGGCCAGCTGGGTGTATATGCGGTTCATGTCATGATTATCACAGAATGTCACCAGTTTGTTGGCGTCAGCATATAGATAATCATCTGAAAGACATTGATATACTTTCAGCATTCCTTTACCCCAATCTTTTTCGTTTTCTTTGAGCCCCTCAATCAGGGCATTGTTAAGTGGGAAATCCATCATCGAAGGCAGAAATGACCTATATCCGTCTTTGTTTTTTTGTCCCATTTGCCAATAGGCCGTAACTGCCTGACGGGTGGACCACTCCTCACCTACCATATTGAGTTTGGGGTATTCGTCCATCACGGCTTTTGACCAGTTTGAAAGGAAAGTTTTATCTGAATAAGGATAAGTATCGATTCTCAGTCCATCCAAATCGGCGTATTCTATCCACCATATCGTATTCTGAATAAGATAGTTGGCCATAAATGGGTTTCGTTGGTTCATGTCAGGCATGGCAGTTACAAACCATCCCTGAGTCATTTTGTCCAGATCGGCTTGGGCTACATATGGGTCGTGCATGGTTTCTCTCTGGTGGTTGGTTGGAGTAAACTTTCCTTCATTATTGATCCAATCTTTTGAAGGCAAATCATGCATCCACCAGTGGTTGAGCCCACAATGGTTCAGCACCACATCTCTGATAAATTTCAGGTTACGTTTTTTAGCTTCTTTTACCAGATTTAGATATTCTTCATTGGTGCCATAGCGAGGGTCAATTTTATAAAAATCGGTAATGGCGTAGCCATGGTAGCTGGCTTCTTTCATTTTGTTTTCCTCTAAAGGCATAGGCCAGATGGTCGTAAAGCCCATTTCGGAGATATAATCAAGGTTATTTTT
The sequence above is a segment of the Cytophagaceae bacterium genome. Coding sequences within it:
- the tnpA gene encoding IS200/IS605 family transposase, with protein sequence MEFQRIGGHTVSRLTAHIVWSTKYRYSVLEGDIKIRCRTILIQICEAEGVQILKGVVSKNHIHMHIEYRPSQDLSTLVKLLKGRSSRKLQMEFPELKKRYWGRHFWAIGFGCWSTGNITDEMVNEYLEHHRNPDSNDNTNFIVE
- a CDS encoding dienelactone hydrolase family protein, whose protein sequence is MNQDIINLFDEYTHKPLKREDFLSRLAKMAGGTAAAMAILPVLEGNYSATAQTTESDIDLKIEEVSFPSKNCTMKGYLAIPSKSKGKLGAVLVIHENRGLTPHIKDVTRRIAKEGFIALGVDALSPYGGTPANEDEARAFFPKLDAKQNLENLLSGLEYLRGLKKSNGKTGTVGFCWGGGMVNSLATLDPKINASVAYYGRQADAADVPKIKSKIMLHYAGLDERVNAGIPVYEEALKVNKIDYQVFVYEGAQHAFNNDSSPARYNAEVAKLAWARTLEFFRKELG
- a CDS encoding glycoside hydrolase family 13 protein — its product is MKRIILILLTLSLNTFAQEIQHFEPSSWWIGMKNPKLQVLIHGKDISTFSLNVNYPGVKLVKINKTENPNYLFVDLVISTSAKAGKVPFHFSKGNQKTDYFLDLINRKPNSAKREGYSTKDVMYLITPDRFANGNVANDNIADYPDALNRARDYGRHGGDIEGIKNNLDYISEMGFTTIWPMPLEENKMKEASYHGYAITDFYKIDPRYGTNEEYLNLVKEAKKRNLKFIRDVVLNHCGLNHWWMHDLPSKDWINNEGKFTPTNHQRETMHDPYVAQADLDKMTQGWFVTAMPDMNQRNPFMANYLIQNTIWWIEYADLDGLRIDTYPYSDKTFLSNWSKAVMDEYPKLNMVGEEWSTRQAVTAYWQMGQKNKDGYRSFLPSMMDFPLNNALIEGLKENEKDWGKGMLKVYQCLSDDYLYADANKLVTFCDNHDMNRIYTQLAEDKELLKMGLALVFTTRGIPQLFYGTELAFTSPLERNDGLIRADMPGGWEGDKSNVFKNENLTPLQSEMRAFVKQLLNWRKTATAIHDGKLLHFAPHEGIYTYFRYNAKEKFWIIFNKYDKEKTMNLADYKEIIPVNATFEDVFTTKTESIVTVPAKGFRILKVK